A genomic segment from Chitinophaga flava encodes:
- a CDS encoding LysR substrate-binding domain-containing protein, producing the protein MFDFRLRVFHTVAKRLSFTKAAEELYISQPAVTKHIHELEQQLGMALFERIGNRIKLTRAGQLVLHHAEIIFTDYRNLEYEINQLKHTQGGLLAIGASTTIAQYLIPPLLAKFNQRYPDVKTSLSTGNTEQIEQALFEKSILLGIIEGSSKNPLLKYVEFARDEIVLIGNPKHQYGNGEPLTANDLKTIPLLMREHGSGTLEVITDELKRLKLKITDLNVAMYMGSTESIKSYLHHSSCAAFISLQAVQREVEAGEFVVLPVKNFRVIRKLHFTYLQGLQDKLAQLFIKFAKQHITE; encoded by the coding sequence ATGTTCGATTTCAGACTCAGGGTATTCCATACCGTAGCCAAAAGGCTCAGCTTCACCAAAGCAGCAGAAGAATTGTATATCTCCCAACCAGCTGTTACCAAACATATCCATGAACTGGAACAACAGTTGGGCATGGCCCTGTTTGAAAGGATCGGCAACCGCATCAAACTCACCCGCGCCGGACAACTTGTACTGCATCATGCAGAGATCATCTTCACCGATTACCGCAATCTGGAATACGAAATCAACCAGCTGAAACATACACAGGGTGGCTTGCTGGCCATCGGCGCCAGCACTACCATCGCACAATACCTGATACCACCGCTGCTGGCCAAATTCAATCAACGGTACCCCGATGTAAAAACATCGCTGAGCACCGGCAATACTGAGCAGATTGAACAGGCCCTCTTTGAAAAGAGTATTCTGCTGGGCATCATCGAAGGCAGCTCCAAAAACCCATTGCTGAAATATGTGGAGTTTGCCCGTGATGAAATAGTGCTGATCGGCAATCCCAAACATCAATACGGCAACGGAGAACCGCTTACTGCCAATGACCTGAAAACGATCCCGCTACTGATGCGGGAACATGGTTCCGGTACCCTGGAGGTAATCACCGATGAACTGAAACGATTGAAACTGAAGATCACAGACCTCAACGTAGCCATGTATATGGGTAGTACCGAAAGTATCAAATCTTACCTCCATCATTCTTCCTGTGCAGCATTTATATCATTACAGGCGGTACAAAGAGAAGTGGAAGCCGGCGAATTTGTAGTGCTGCCGGTAAAGAACTTCAGGGTTATCCGTAAACTGCATTTCACTTATCTACAGGGCTTACAAGACAAGCTGGCACAGCTTTTCATCAAATTCGCCAAACAACATATAACGGAGTAG
- a CDS encoding GNAT family N-acetyltransferase, with the protein MLPLTTDRLLIYPCRLPLITAIYLQDPQAAATLNAEIPPDWPQAELKELLPHLIKLLQHDPKSFPWLLWVIVSATSKTVLGDIGFKGRPDENGMVEIGYSLRPDHRNQGYMQEATTALIDWAFQQPAVKGIEAECDISNIASGKVLQRLGMRQTGIYDYMIRWQLLEKDFTALRKDIK; encoded by the coding sequence ATGTTACCCCTTACCACAGACCGCTTATTAATATACCCTTGCCGCCTGCCTCTAATCACTGCGATCTATCTGCAGGATCCACAGGCCGCTGCTACACTCAATGCGGAGATACCTCCGGATTGGCCGCAGGCTGAACTGAAAGAATTACTGCCACATCTCATAAAACTACTGCAGCATGATCCCAAATCTTTTCCCTGGTTACTTTGGGTGATCGTCTCAGCTACCAGTAAAACGGTACTGGGAGATATTGGATTTAAAGGACGCCCCGATGAAAATGGAATGGTGGAAATAGGTTATTCCCTACGCCCGGATCACCGTAACCAGGGATATATGCAGGAAGCCACCACCGCATTGATTGACTGGGCCTTTCAGCAACCTGCTGTAAAAGGAATCGAAGCAGAGTGCGATATCAGTAATATCGCCTCCGGAAAAGTATTGCAGCGCCTGGGAATGCGACAAACAGGTATTTATGACTATATGATTCGCTGGCAGTTGCTGGAGAAGGATTTTACCGCACTGCGCAAAGACATAAAATAG